TGAGCCCATTTACTTGACAACAGGTTGTTTTGGGTTATAAGTTTCACATGCAACTGgttatatagttttaaaactGCCAAAAATGCAAAGTGCCAAGCGGGTCAAACGGGGTGAAACTGATCCACGGTGTTTGCAATTGTTTTCAACCTCTTAAATCACTTTAGTCAAGCGAATTAGATGCCACTGTGAAAACGTATTTTAAGTCTTATCTAATAACTAGATATATAACTAACAGAAAAATAATTTAAAGGGGTCAATCAAACCCAACTTGTTTTGATCTGCATGAAAGGCTAACAAACATGCCAAACCctccattttgccacctctgatAACTAGTGCATCTGACTCATGTGATGTGAAGCAACAAAGCATTAATGATCAATACCTTGTCCACAATTTCATAGCCAACTTTAATTCTTAAGTCTTGGTCTTTCTGAAAATCTAGAATGTTCCAAACCAATTCAGCTGCTCCACTTGGTGTTGGCTGTCAGAAATACAGGAGAGTATAAGAGaaccaaaagtccaaaacaaTATCTAGAAAAATCCCTTCATGGTAAGTTAAACAATTGCGTCATAGTTTATTTATAGGGATTATGACAAAACACTTCTATTTAAAGATGACAACAATCCTCCCAAAACAGTACTACCAAACACCAACCTGCTTAAACTCTTTGTCCAGATTGCAACGTCCCTTAACTACGAAGTTGACAAAACGTTCCGGTGTTAGTGGAAATGCTTTTTTCCCACGCACAGTATAATGAAGCTTTTCCCGTCTATCATACTGTAGCCCGGCTCCAATCTTCGCTGACAGCTATAAACAGTGCATATAATGATCAAGATCCAGAAAACATAAATTAGGTaagtaataaaaatacaatttcaTGTCAAAGTTAGTTAAGTTCAGCAGACATAAAACAAGGTAAGATGTCGCACTTCAGGGGGAAAGTATCTCAAGAGTGCACTGAAGAAAGTCGGATATCCGACCTTTGTATCGAGTTCTCCATTAATCTGCAAAAGGGCAACAAACTATAAGAATATATACTAATCTTACGATAATGACCGTCAAAGTTTGAGCTGAAACAGTTATATGCTAAATAGTCGGCTGATATGCACtgataatagataaaaaaaaatcaaggaaGTTTCAAAAAATGTATCTGGAATTCTGGATGA
The Erigeron canadensis isolate Cc75 chromosome 2, C_canadensis_v1, whole genome shotgun sequence DNA segment above includes these coding regions:
- the LOC122588868 gene encoding outer envelope pore protein 21B, chloroplastic-like encodes the protein METSLRYGGDSTALRVNSINRGSGGNKKSQPTIGRYLGGGDTSALKIHAKQHFRIDSNTRLQINGELDTKVGYPTFFSALLRYFPPELSAKIGAGLQYDRREKLHYTVRGKKAFPLTPERFVNFVVKGRCNLDKEFKQPTPSGAAELVWNILDFQKDQDLRIKVGYEIVDKVPYVQFRENNWTFSADANGKWNVRYNL